ATGGCTttgggaaaatcacttaacctctccaaacctcaatttcctcattcatAGAATGAGGATAAAACAGCATAAGGACTGGTGAGAGGAAAAAATACACATGTAAAAAAAGCACAGCATCTAATAACTCCTCAAAATATGttagtttttacctttttttttttttgagatagagtctcgttctatcacccagtctggagtgcagtggcatgatctcagcctcctgggttcaagtgattctcatgcctcagcctcctgagcagctgggattacaggctggctaatttttgtattttacgtctggctaatttttgtatttttagtagagatggggttttgccatgttggtcaggctggtctcgaactcctggcctcaagtgatccacccgccttggcctcccaaagtgttgggattacaggtatgagccaccgaacccagcTAGTTGTTACTGTTATTGCTGCAGAAAAGACCTTGCTTCTCCAGTGACCATAAGGGAAGATGGTAATACAGAGGCTTGGATTGGAGGTAGAAGCAAAGGGAGCTAGCAGAATAGGAGAATTAGGTTGCCTCTTTCTGGCCTTTGGTTGGGGCACTCTTTAAAAAAGTGCCAGATCCAAGAGCCCAGGGGGCTGGCTGTGAGTGCCCTCATGTGGATCAGCTATGGTCAGACTGCTTCACGCCTGTGACCTGCCCTGTATAAATATACTGCCATGTATAAATAATGGCCCCATATATATGTAATCTGGAAGGATAAACATCAAGCTTAACACTGGCAACCTGCAGGGAGGGAAGTGGAattgggtgtgtatgtgtgtgtgtgtttgagaacCTGTATTTTATTACTCCGCACGTctttattgtttgatttttttcataatgaGAATGAGTTTGTGTGTtgggtaaaaaaaagaaaaagaaaaaaaccccactaaAATCAATCTAATTACAAAAGAAGATGAATTAAAGAAAAGTACCGAGAGAAACTGCTTGTGATCCAAGTCCTGGCTCCCTAATGCCTGGCTGAAGCCCAGCCCACAAAGAGAACACTGGGTTAAAGGTCCTGGAGAAAAGATGGGAAAGGTTTGGTGTCTATGTGGTGTCTGCTAGCCCCATAAGGGTAAGGCACCTGGTAGACGGTTCCCAGCTTAATGGGAACTGCTCCtgttttccaggcacacagttcAGGGCTGGAAAAGTTCAACAAGTGCATGGAACATCGGAAACCTCCTGAAAATGCTAAATTTGCCCCGAGATGTCCCGAAGTCCGGCATATTTCTCTGGGCAGCCTAGAGGCTCaggagcccagcccagcccagcccaccgTGCCCTCTCAGCCAGCCCTTCTTTGCCTTCAGCAGCCCTCCCTCTTCCTGAGTAGTGGCCCTTTGCAGGCCTGCGTCCCAGCCCCGCCCCTCTCTCTGGACGCATCTCTGGGCCCCATCATCACCCGGCGCCGGGCCCTCCCTCTGCCcccccctttctcctccctccttccttccctcccttcctccctctctccctccctcccagctcctGCACCAGGAAACGGCCCGGATCCCGGCAGCGGCCTGACCCGTGAGATCCCTAACCTGGCAGGCGGGCGGGGTTGGAGACTGGCTGAGGTGGGGGTAAGGGAGGAGCTGGGCCTTTGGGCTGCACTAGGGGGAACCGGGAATAGAGATGGTGTCGGCAGGAAGCCCTTGGCCTTGGGTTTCCCGGGAGGACAGTCATTAAACATGGATTCGGCCACACAGCTGGTAGAGCGTTGGGGGCAGGGGCCTAGGCCCAGAGCTGCAACCCTAGCCCTTCCCAGGCCAGAACCTGATCCCTGGCCTTCCCCTCCTGGTTCTGatctccccctcccctttccagGGCTCCACGCTGGCCAGGAGGATGAAAGGCCCCAGCTGGGGGCTCCTTGCCACCAGTGCTGTGTCTTAAGAGCTGCCATCCCGGCTGGGTGAgtgtctccttcctttctctgtctggAGTAACCCATTGCGTCTCCCACCTTTCTCTTCAGCCCATCTGCTCCCCCTcatcttgtgtctctgccaacaTCTTTACATCTTGCATTTGGGGAGGTCCTAAGACCCTTCCTCTAGCCAAGAAGGTGTGGACTAAGGAGACCCGGGGGTGGGGGTGTTGTAGGGGTGTCATTGAGCTGACGTTGTCTTATTGTGAAAAGAATCTAAAGTATCCTAAACAGAAAATTTacttgttttacatttaatttggcATATTAGGAATGTAATGGCCAGCCACTCACAGCCTAGTCTCATATCATGACTTAATTCCCTTGTTCTTGCCTCTCCCTGTCCAGTGAGTCCTGAgcatttcctctctcctcctcatcTCACTGGGTTGGTCAAACCAGAAGTGCTCCTTCTGATTCTCTCTTCATATATTCATGCCAGTCTTTCATCCTTGCCTCTTATAGCCGCCCGGATGGCGACCCCAGCCTCGGCCCCAGACACACGGGCTCTGGTGGCAGACTTTGTAGGTTataagctgaggcagaagggttaTGTCTGTGGAGCTGGCCCCGGGGAGGGCCCAGCAGCTGACCCGCTGCACCAAGCCATGCGGGCAGCTGGAGATGAGTTCGAGACCCGCTTCCGGCGCACCTTCTCTGATCTGGCGGCTCAGCTGCATGTGACCCCAGGCTCAGCCCAACAACGCTTCACCCAGGTCTCCGATGAACTTTTTCAAGGGGGCCCCAACTGGGGCCGCCTTGtagccttctttgtctttggGGCTGCACTGTGTGCTGAGAGTGTCAACAAGGAGATGGAACCACTGGTGGGACAAGTGCAGGAGTGGATGGTGGCCTACCTGGAGACGCAGCTGGCTGACTGGATCCACAGCAGTGGGGGCTGGGTAAGAAGCTTCTCAATTGCCGCTCTGCACATCCTTCTGCAAAGCTGGTCTCCAGGGGGAAGATGGGGGCTCTgattggaggctgaggcagctatGTTGGGAATGAGGTACGGGGCTGAGTCTCCCCGTCTGGATGGAATTAGATTGAGAGATGCCTGGACTCTGCACTCCAGGGCTGCCATGCAGTCAACACTGGATGGGCTCATGGTCCCAAGCAGAGGACAGAATACACACCCAAGGAGTGCCTGCAGGGGAATGTTGTCAGGGACTTTTTACATCTGAGTCATGgcgtgggaggtggggaggaccAGGGATGGGTGGTGGTCAGGCAAGCCTTGGCAAAGGATGCTAGTTCTGAGCAGAATTTTTCGCCAAGGAAAGGATGGAATTCACTGGAGGCAGAGTGGGCAGATGAACCAGTCTCTCAGGGTGGGGGTGCACCTGGGGGGATCAGAGGGGCTTGCAGGGAGAAGAGCTTTGGCCAGAGAGGAGCTGGGTATGGGGTAGTGCTCGCAGTGGATGGAACTGGaactcttcctctcctcttctctccactctttcctctcctgatatccctttctccttctttctctcctgcttccctTCTCTCCCACAGGCGGAGTTCACAGCTCTATACGGGGACGGGGCCCTGGAGGAGGCGCGGCGTCTGCGGGAGGGGAACTGGGCATCAGTGAGGACAGTGCTGACGGGGGCCGTGGCACTGGGGGCCCTGGTAACTGTAGGGGCCTTTTTTGCTAGCAAGTGAAAGTCCAGGGCCAGGTGGGGCTAGGTGTGGCTGGGGGCCAGGAGAgcaggaacagaacagagaaatgCCCTTGGAAGAAGTGGAGTTGGTGGATGGGTGGGCATGGAACAGGATGGGCAGAGAAAGGGTAGTGTGTGAGGGAGCTGAGTAGGCCAGGTAGGCGATTGGAAGAGTGAGCAGGACACAGAGGGGAGGGGAATGTTTTGGCAAGTTTAGGGGCACAGGAGATGTAGTCGTtccagggctgggggaggtgggagggatcacGCCTATAGGTGTGGGCACATGAAACGACCTGGAACTTGCTTCACAGCCCTGAGGAAGGTGGACTTACATAAGCAGCTGTATTCCATTAGATGAGTGGGATTTAGGGAACGCAGAAGGCACATCCCTTTGGAATGGAAGCTTAGGGGTTCTCAGGTGATAGGGAGAGGTGGCTGTTAACAGTGGGCTGCTTGGACACGCGTGTGCATGTGCACGCATGCTGGTGTGCATGCTGGGCTGCCTGGCAAATCTGGTGGTGATGGGATTCCTCAAGGAGAAAACATTCCCTCTTGCAATGGCAAGAACTAGGGGCAGTTCTCTgtccctcctcccaacccctcCTTTCCCCTGCCCTTGTCCTGATGCCTCAAGGCTTAGAGAGAAACATTGTATCCAGACCGAGGGCTCTGCTGCTTCTTTCCAGAAAGTGATTGGCAAGGCTTTGGAGAGAAGAGCAGTTCTGCAGCTGGCCTTGTTCCTTCATCATCCCCCTTCCTTGTGCATTATGCACTTgctgctgcctcctgggctctgATAGAAGGGCAGGGCTGTTGAGCCTGGATGGGTGGAGGCTTAGGTAGCCGGACCTGCCTGCCACCCTCCTCTCCCACTCAGGCACAATGGTGCCTAAAGTGTTTCCAATCTCTGGGACCTCTGtacccaaactgaaactctaaaTTGGGGCCCTAACTAATTTTCCTTTTGAGGTTGTGGGCATAAGTGCTGATCTAGAATACAGTCTGGGTCCCACACTGTGTCTCAGTGAGACTGTTGATGCCTTGAGATGACCATTTCAGATCTGAATCCCATGGGTGTGAGGGTGATGGGTACTCCAGGACTGGCCTATGCTGTGTTGTGGGCTTTGGTTCGGCTTTATCAGGGGCCAGGCATATG
This genomic stretch from Homo sapiens chromosome 14, GRCh38.p14 Primary Assembly harbors:
- the BCL2L2 gene encoding bcl-2-like protein 2 translates to MATPASAPDTRALVADFVGYKLRQKGYVCGAGPGEGPAADPLHQAMRAAGDEFETRFRRTFSDLAAQLHVTPGSAQQRFTQVSDELFQGGPNWGRLVAFFVFGAALCAESVNKEMEPLVGQVQEWMVAYLETQLADWIHSSGGWAEFTALYGDGALEEARRLREGNWASVRTVLTGAVALGALVTVGAFFASK